The following coding sequences lie in one Treponema sp. OMZ 790 genomic window:
- a CDS encoding outer membrane lipoprotein-sorting protein, which translates to MKKIVMILLAAVIALGAGFAQELTGRDIMQKASNREKAVTDSFKMRMTLINSNGKKRVREVTAYSKDYGKEEKTVMVFLLPPDVKGTGYLAYSYDDALKNDDRWLYIPALKKAKRISGSSSQDDFMGTEFTYEDMGSRKVDDYKHTLLGEEKIDSKDCWKIESVPVKKSMYSKFISWIDKESLLNIKAEFYDEQGAILKELTVSGIEKKDGFWTGNKMEMNNLQKKRKTVIEILKHEFNKEIPDSYFRVNSLEAGKIKN; encoded by the coding sequence ATGAAAAAGATTGTTATGATTTTATTGGCTGCAGTAATTGCATTGGGTGCAGGCTTTGCACAAGAATTGACGGGAAGAGACATTATGCAAAAAGCAAGCAACAGAGAAAAGGCCGTTACGGATTCTTTTAAAATGAGGATGACTCTTATAAACTCAAACGGGAAAAAGAGAGTCCGGGAAGTGACCGCCTATTCGAAAGATTACGGAAAGGAAGAAAAGACCGTCATGGTATTTTTACTTCCGCCGGATGTAAAAGGCACAGGTTATCTTGCATACTCTTATGATGATGCCTTAAAAAACGATGACAGATGGCTTTATATTCCGGCATTAAAAAAAGCTAAGCGCATAAGCGGCTCATCAAGCCAAGATGATTTTATGGGAACGGAATTTACATATGAAGACATGGGCAGCCGCAAGGTAGACGATTATAAACACACTCTTTTAGGCGAAGAAAAAATCGATTCCAAAGACTGCTGGAAAATAGAATCGGTTCCGGTAAAAAAATCCATGTACTCAAAATTTATTTCATGGATCGATAAAGAATCTCTTTTAAACATCAAAGCGGAATTCTATGATGAACAAGGAGCGATTTTGAAGGAGCTTACCGTCAGCGGCATCGAAAAAAAAGACGGCTTTTGGACAGGCAATAAAATGGAAATGAATAACCTTCAAAAAAAGCGTAAAACGGTAATTGAAATTTTAAAGCATGAATTCAATAAAGAGATACCCGACTCTTATTTTAGGGTAAACTCTCTTGAGGCAGGAAAAATCAAAAATTAA
- a CDS encoding Rpn family recombination-promoting nuclease/putative transposase, with protein sequence MFCKTMQNPRLCKRLIEMILFDTIGKITYVSVQHNIKTYEQAKSVRFDVLVQAENDKFYDVEMQVSNERNIPKRMRFYQAALDISFLNKGNSYNNLNDSFIIFICLFDIIGKNRPVYTFENLCIEDKNTPLQDGTKKVIINAEAFENTDDKELKDFLTYLKTGKANNEFTREIETMIQTVKQNEQARQEYRLLSTFEMDINDKAEYRVKRETAKNMKLKNFDTVLIKEITGLSEAEIEKL encoded by the coding sequence ATGTTTTGTAAAACTATGCAAAATCCGAGATTATGTAAAAGACTTATTGAAATGATATTATTTGATACAATAGGTAAAATTACATATGTCTCGGTACAGCATAATATTAAAACTTATGAACAGGCAAAATCCGTAAGATTTGATGTTTTGGTGCAGGCAGAAAACGATAAATTTTATGATGTAGAAATGCAGGTAAGCAACGAGAGAAATATACCCAAAAGAATGAGATTTTACCAAGCTGCCCTAGATATTTCTTTTTTGAATAAGGGGAATTCCTATAATAATCTAAATGACAGCTTTATAATTTTTATCTGTTTATTTGATATTATAGGCAAAAACAGACCCGTTTATACCTTTGAAAATCTTTGTATAGAGGACAAAAATACCCCTTTACAAGACGGCACAAAGAAAGTTATAATAAATGCAGAGGCCTTTGAAAATACTGACGACAAAGAATTAAAGGATTTTTTAACATACCTTAAAACAGGGAAAGCAAATAATGAATTTACAAGGGAGATAGAAACTATGATACAAACAGTAAAACAAAACGAACAGGCAAGGCAGGAATACAGATTATTATCTACTTTTGAGATGGATATCAATGACAAAGCCGAGTATAGAGTTAAAAGGGAAACGGCCAAAAATATGAAGTTAAAAAATTTTGATACAGTTTTAATTAAGGAGATAACGGGACTTTCCGAAGCAGAGATTGAAAAACTGTAA
- a CDS encoding phospho-sugar mutase yields MDKNEVLNRAKKYISEEKEVKFADEVKSLIEKNDEKELYDRFYRDLEFGTAGLRGIIGGGTNRMNPFVIKNATQGLADYLIEAKADKAKAGSLSAVIAYDSRRFSDVFAKTAALIFAANNIRCYLFSSLRPTPELSYAIRELGCDTGIVVTASHNPPEYNGYKAYWSDGAQITPPHDSGIIKKVGEVSSIKMMSEDEALKKGKLVIIDKEIDEKYWAMLKNKISRQEIIKDMASKVKIVYTPLHGTGAVHVEKVLGEMGFNVISVPEQREPDGNFPTVSYPNPEDPKALKMAMDLAIKEGADILMATDPDADRFACAVKNAAGEMQLISGNQMGALFADYICLTLKEKNKLPQNAAIVRSIVTSPLSDLIAAKYNVKSEECLTGFKWICGVAERMVSTGSHTYLYGYEESFGYNFGTEIRDKDGIAASAICAEMTLYWRSKGKSLLDRLNEIFSEFAFYGEKTINMVYPGAEGLKIMQDMMVRVRERNLSEIAGVKVKTIRDIQESTEYSPLEPAKKTKVSLPKSNVLQYYLEDGSIICIRPSGTEPKIKIYIIHSEKVVSSVEEAKKQSDKKIAEFEKEFNGVLNA; encoded by the coding sequence ATGGATAAAAATGAAGTATTAAATAGAGCGAAAAAATATATTTCCGAAGAAAAGGAAGTAAAATTTGCCGATGAGGTTAAATCTTTAATCGAAAAAAACGATGAAAAGGAATTGTATGACCGCTTTTACAGGGACTTGGAATTCGGAACGGCAGGTTTAAGAGGCATTATCGGGGGAGGCACAAACCGCATGAATCCTTTCGTAATAAAAAATGCAACTCAGGGCCTTGCCGATTACTTAATAGAAGCAAAGGCTGACAAGGCCAAGGCCGGCTCTTTGAGTGCCGTAATTGCATACGATTCAAGGCGCTTTTCGGATGTCTTTGCAAAAACGGCTGCCCTCATCTTTGCGGCAAACAATATCCGCTGTTATCTTTTTTCAAGTTTAAGACCTACGCCTGAACTTTCTTATGCCATAAGGGAACTCGGCTGCGATACGGGAATTGTAGTAACCGCCTCACACAATCCTCCGGAATATAACGGCTACAAGGCTTACTGGTCGGACGGAGCCCAGATTACCCCGCCCCATGATTCAGGCATCATCAAAAAGGTGGGCGAAGTTTCTTCCATTAAAATGATGAGCGAAGATGAAGCTCTTAAAAAGGGCAAGCTCGTAATCATCGATAAAGAAATCGACGAAAAATATTGGGCCATGCTTAAAAATAAAATCAGCCGCCAAGAAATAATTAAGGATATGGCTTCCAAGGTGAAGATAGTTTACACTCCCCTTCACGGAACAGGAGCCGTACATGTCGAAAAGGTTCTGGGCGAAATGGGCTTCAATGTTATAAGCGTTCCCGAACAGCGCGAACCTGACGGGAATTTCCCGACGGTAAGCTATCCCAACCCCGAAGATCCGAAAGCCTTAAAGATGGCTATGGACTTGGCTATAAAGGAAGGAGCCGATATTTTGATGGCCACCGATCCCGATGCCGACCGCTTTGCCTGTGCAGTCAAAAACGCCGCGGGCGAAATGCAGCTTATAAGCGGCAACCAGATGGGAGCCCTCTTTGCAGATTATATCTGTCTCACATTAAAAGAAAAAAATAAGCTCCCCCAAAACGCAGCGATAGTACGCTCCATAGTAACCTCCCCCTTAAGCGATTTAATCGCCGCCAAGTATAATGTTAAGAGCGAAGAATGTCTCACAGGTTTTAAGTGGATCTGCGGTGTCGCCGAACGCATGGTAAGCACCGGTTCCCACACCTATCTTTACGGATACGAAGAAAGCTTCGGCTACAATTTCGGAACCGAAATACGGGATAAAGACGGAATTGCCGCATCTGCAATTTGTGCAGAGATGACCCTCTATTGGAGGAGCAAGGGTAAAAGTCTCTTAGACCGATTAAACGAAATCTTTTCGGAATTTGCCTTTTACGGAGAAAAGACCATCAACATGGTATACCCCGGAGCGGAAGGCTTAAAGATTATGCAGGATATGATGGTCAGGGTAAGAGAAAGAAACTTGAGCGAAATTGCCGGAGTGAAGGTAAAAACCATCAGGGATATTCAGGAAAGCACGGAGTACTCTCCATTAGAGCCGGCAAAAAAAACTAAGGTTTCTTTGCCTAAGAGCAATGTTCTTCAATACTATTTGGAAGACGGCTCCATAATCTGCATAAGGCCGAGCGGAACCGAACCCAAGATAAAGATCTACATAATTCATTCCGAGAAGGTTGTTTCATCTGTTGAAGAAGCCAAAAAACAATCGGATAAAAAGATTGCCGAATTCGAAAAAGAATTTAACGGGGTATTAAACGCATAA
- a CDS encoding RND family transporter gives MKLESLHIFFKKIGEFQLKYRFLLLILLAAITVFAAMGLKKFRASSMTEEAFVNLNDHMKEHEDRFKELFGSNDSIVLLIESDDVFKPEVLNMIKEIGNELLEKIPYADSVTSITDIDISVGTEEGIEIKNPFKDGIPENPSELKKAKDFILSRKSIVNKLVSSDAKETWLVLSLKATPSKEEWMKNSDKELMYIMGETAIDIVNNPKYKSSAYTIKPAGLPYTETEEKIVMNADIKKCVSLSFMCMIILLVIFARSLRGTIVPIIATAGAIVSVLGLMGHLNIEGSSEMLSVPIILAMALSVGYSIHLVNSFRNSFYTIGKRKEAVIESIENTGWPLFFTVVTTVVSVLSFLTVDLDPMHWMGLASAAMVFAVYVYVSILIPILMSFGKDCTPEQNKSAARYKKLDTLFENLGISVLKRRKPILIIFVIITAMCLPALFMIYVNMDSFNFMGTRIPYVKRIYEITHSQLGAYFNYNVMLTFKEEDAVKKPENLKKLEELSRHIGGFKLTKLNNGVPKIFSILDIVKDMNQTMHADDPAFYKIPEDEELLAQLLFLYEISGGETSRWADDEFRTLRMSVDVSAFDGNELAANLESVYKKCAELFPDAETFLTGAAAHAAEINNKIVYGEISSFFTSLGAIGILMMIVFGSLKMGLIGLIPNIMPIITTGAIMGYFSIPLDMITMALMPMILGIAVDDTIHFTNHTKYLFEKEGRYEKAIVGSFYSIGKTLAMTTIILSATFLMYMASQIDAFLRLGILAAVGLFSALIADYLMTPILIYISKPFGKERDDTSIRKEA, from the coding sequence ATGAAACTGGAAAGTTTGCATATATTTTTTAAAAAGATCGGCGAATTTCAATTAAAATACCGTTTTCTCTTACTCATCTTATTAGCAGCCATAACCGTATTTGCTGCAATGGGCTTAAAAAAGTTTAGAGCCTCATCAATGACCGAGGAAGCCTTTGTAAACTTGAACGATCATATGAAAGAACACGAAGACAGGTTTAAAGAGCTTTTTGGAAGTAATGACAGTATAGTTTTGCTTATCGAATCCGATGATGTTTTTAAACCTGAAGTCTTAAACATGATTAAAGAGATAGGAAATGAACTTTTAGAGAAGATTCCATATGCGGATTCGGTTACTTCCATCACCGATATAGATATAAGTGTAGGAACGGAAGAAGGAATCGAGATAAAAAATCCTTTTAAAGACGGAATACCTGAAAACCCTTCCGAACTAAAAAAAGCAAAGGATTTTATTTTATCGAGAAAATCAATCGTAAATAAACTTGTTTCAAGTGATGCAAAAGAAACATGGCTGGTTCTTTCTCTTAAAGCAACTCCAAGCAAAGAAGAATGGATGAAAAATTCGGATAAGGAACTTATGTATATCATGGGAGAAACGGCTATCGATATTGTTAATAATCCCAAATATAAAAGCTCAGCCTACACAATAAAACCGGCAGGTCTTCCCTACACCGAAACGGAAGAAAAAATTGTTATGAATGCGGACATAAAGAAATGCGTAAGCCTTAGTTTTATGTGCATGATAATTCTTCTCGTTATTTTTGCCCGCTCCCTTAGAGGAACAATTGTGCCTATCATAGCTACAGCAGGTGCAATAGTTTCGGTTTTGGGGCTTATGGGACATCTAAACATTGAAGGAAGTTCCGAAATGCTTTCCGTTCCAATCATCCTTGCAATGGCTCTTTCAGTCGGATATTCAATCCATCTTGTAAATTCTTTTAGAAACAGTTTTTACACGATAGGAAAACGAAAAGAAGCAGTTATCGAGTCCATCGAAAACACGGGCTGGCCGCTCTTTTTTACGGTTGTTACGACAGTTGTTTCGGTTTTATCCTTTTTAACAGTTGACCTGGATCCCATGCACTGGATGGGACTTGCAAGTGCAGCTATGGTCTTTGCCGTTTATGTTTATGTCAGCATCTTAATTCCAATCTTAATGAGTTTCGGAAAAGATTGTACACCTGAACAAAATAAGAGTGCAGCCCGCTATAAAAAACTTGATACTCTTTTTGAAAACTTAGGAATTTCAGTTTTAAAAAGACGAAAACCCATTTTAATTATTTTTGTAATTATAACGGCTATGTGTCTTCCTGCCCTCTTTATGATATATGTAAACATGGACAGTTTTAACTTTATGGGAACCCGCATTCCCTATGTAAAACGTATTTACGAAATTACACATTCTCAACTTGGAGCTTATTTTAATTACAACGTAATGCTGACTTTTAAAGAAGAAGATGCAGTAAAAAAGCCGGAAAACTTAAAAAAACTGGAAGAATTAAGCCGGCACATAGGCGGTTTTAAATTAACAAAATTAAATAACGGCGTTCCGAAAATATTTTCTATTTTGGATATTGTAAAAGACATGAATCAGACAATGCATGCAGACGATCCGGCCTTTTATAAGATACCTGAAGATGAAGAGCTTTTGGCCCAGCTCTTATTTTTATACGAAATATCGGGAGGCGAAACATCCCGCTGGGCGGATGACGAATTCAGGACTCTACGCATGTCTGTCGATGTTTCGGCTTTTGACGGAAACGAACTTGCCGCCAATTTGGAAAGCGTCTATAAAAAATGTGCAGAACTTTTCCCTGATGCCGAAACCTTTTTAACGGGAGCAGCAGCCCACGCCGCAGAAATAAATAATAAAATAGTATATGGAGAAATATCCTCGTTTTTTACCTCTCTTGGAGCAATCGGTATTTTAATGATGATTGTATTCGGAAGTCTTAAAATGGGGCTCATTGGTCTTATCCCCAACATAATGCCTATTATTACAACCGGGGCAATTATGGGCTACTTTAGCATTCCTCTGGATATGATAACAATGGCACTTATGCCCATGATTTTAGGTATAGCAGTAGATGATACCATCCATTTTACAAACCACACAAAATATTTATTTGAAAAAGAAGGAAGATACGAAAAAGCTATTGTCGGCTCGTTTTATTCAATCGGAAAAACACTCGCAATGACAACCATAATTTTATCGGCAACATTTTTAATGTATATGGCAAGTCAGATAGATGCCTTCCTTCGCTTAGGAATCCTAGCAGCAGTAGGCTTATTTTCGGCTCTCATCGCAGATTATTTGATGACACCGATATTGATTTATATTTCAAAACCTTTCGGAAAAGAACGAGATGATACTTCTATCCGAAAGGAAGCATAG
- a CDS encoding M3 family oligoendopeptidase, whose product MQNKTAPRWDLKNIYPGFKSKEYAESKKKIPALTSKFEKHLKAFSDKDLKKWLIKALDILNEFNAESETLYAYASAVYTTDTENKEALSEMNSISEIFVPFTPLGVRFSNILASVSKEVKALIKSDKDLKYAAFYLEDTLFWQKKQMSEEEEALAADLARSGSSAWSKLQSMLTSTASCVWDEKTKEEKTLVQLRAMAYDKDEAVREKAFKKELELCKSIEKPVAAALNGVKGTSITLNKRRNWKGGTIEKSVRQANITQKTLDSLISAIEDSLPSWRKYLKAKAMLLGKKDLPFYDLFAPVSKSFPTYTWEEAKALVIENFSSFSKNMGDFAKKAFASNWIDGEVRNGKVGGAYCTHFPVTKEPRVLCNFDGSFSSVSTLAHELGHAFHFNVVKDMPVINQSYPMTLAETASIFAETILFESEIKKMNEEQKTALLEIHLQDGCQVLVDILSRFYFERSFMEEREKHELTAEDCCRLMLEAQKKSYGNGLDSKLLHPYMWLVKGHYYSAGLGFYNFPYAFGQLFALGLYNRYKKEGPKFTSVYEDILSKTGMMDAVKVTKSAGFNIETPDFWKEGIKIFTDQISEFEKLVKKAKKK is encoded by the coding sequence ATGCAAAACAAAACTGCACCGAGGTGGGATTTAAAAAATATTTATCCCGGTTTTAAATCAAAAGAGTATGCGGAATCAAAAAAGAAAATTCCTGCATTGACTTCCAAGTTTGAAAAGCACTTAAAAGCTTTTTCTGACAAGGACTTAAAAAAATGGCTTATAAAGGCTTTGGATATTTTAAACGAGTTTAATGCCGAATCCGAAACGCTTTATGCCTATGCTTCGGCCGTATATACAACCGATACCGAAAACAAGGAAGCCCTTTCGGAAATGAATTCCATATCCGAAATATTTGTTCCTTTTACGCCCCTTGGTGTGCGCTTTTCGAATATCTTGGCTTCCGTTTCCAAAGAAGTAAAGGCCTTGATCAAAAGCGACAAGGATTTAAAATATGCCGCCTTTTATTTGGAAGATACCTTGTTTTGGCAAAAGAAACAAATGAGCGAAGAAGAAGAAGCCTTGGCTGCCGACCTTGCCCGCTCCGGCTCTTCGGCTTGGAGCAAATTACAGAGCATGCTGACTTCGACGGCTTCCTGTGTTTGGGATGAAAAAACTAAAGAAGAAAAGACCTTGGTTCAGCTTAGAGCGATGGCCTATGACAAGGATGAGGCTGTCCGCGAAAAGGCCTTTAAAAAAGAGCTTGAACTTTGCAAGTCGATAGAAAAGCCCGTTGCCGCAGCCTTGAACGGCGTAAAGGGGACGTCCATCACCTTAAATAAAAGGCGCAACTGGAAGGGAGGCACAATCGAAAAATCCGTAAGGCAGGCAAATATAACTCAAAAAACGCTCGACTCCTTAATTTCCGCCATCGAAGATTCTCTTCCCTCATGGAGGAAATATTTAAAGGCTAAGGCCATGCTCCTCGGCAAAAAGGACTTACCCTTTTATGACCTCTTTGCTCCCGTTTCAAAATCATTCCCCACATATACATGGGAAGAAGCAAAGGCCTTGGTAATCGAAAACTTTTCTTCATTTTCAAAGAACATGGGAGATTTTGCAAAGAAGGCCTTCGCTTCAAATTGGATAGACGGAGAGGTACGTAACGGCAAGGTCGGCGGAGCTTATTGTACCCACTTCCCCGTAACAAAAGAACCGAGAGTTCTTTGCAACTTTGACGGCTCTTTTTCTTCGGTCAGCACCCTTGCACACGAGCTGGGACACGCCTTCCACTTTAATGTCGTAAAGGATATGCCCGTTATAAATCAAAGCTATCCTATGACCCTTGCCGAGACCGCTTCTATCTTTGCCGAAACCATCTTGTTTGAAAGCGAAATCAAAAAGATGAATGAAGAGCAAAAGACTGCCCTCTTGGAGATTCACCTTCAAGACGGATGTCAGGTCTTGGTCGATATCCTTTCGCGTTTTTATTTTGAACGCTCCTTTATGGAAGAAAGGGAAAAGCATGAACTCACGGCTGAGGACTGCTGCCGCCTTATGCTTGAAGCTCAAAAGAAAAGCTACGGAAACGGGCTTGATTCTAAATTGCTTCATCCTTATATGTGGCTGGTTAAGGGCCATTATTATTCTGCGGGCTTGGGCTTTTATAACTTCCCCTATGCCTTCGGCCAGCTTTTTGCCCTCGGTCTTTATAACCGCTACAAGAAAGAAGGACCGAAGTTTACTTCCGTCTATGAGGATATTTTAAGCAAAACCGGAATGATGGATGCCGTAAAGGTAACCAAGAGTGCGGGCTTTAATATCGAAACGCCCGACTTCTGGAAAGAAGGAATAAAGATTTTTACCGACCAGATAAGCGAATTCGAAAAGCTCGTAAAAAAAGCAAAGAAAAAATAA
- a CDS encoding capsule assembly Wzi family protein, producing MRRIKKNSFILTVVLFFLTGFLCYAQEELQENEPEEPQEEIIEESNGIEFNFGGKLETAHGLRWNSGRNKGAEYSLSRSIAQIKGEVVAGSAYAFLSASAEYNYRNPSRTGFKLNEAYFRYSGEIWDLSFGRQIISWGQADGFTLTDVLSAKDASAFLALSSDDTKLASDSIRLRFFHDIFTFEVIAIPFFTPNKLPPFSFEEGAKDALFYIELPDVYTKGAFSLPIKYTKTDEKPKMFTDTEAAARLSFFLPGIDFSLSGFYGRDKNPKFTKTGYIEKKLKKPCLDHNPITNPYIPTLIYTKLNQEYYRIGMAGLDAAIPAGDVTIRLEGAWIGERYFEAKKTLKKEPSPVEIFQQTPDNINLIFEESKPKHQLLMLAGLDWNKSSWFISAQYFEDLILNHKDDIERPMHKGFVSLNISKTFLRETLKLSASGAIDINYGSTFSTYAVDYSLTDNIHVILGGDIYTKGYDGKGDFAQLNKISSIWIKGRFSW from the coding sequence ATGAGAAGAATAAAAAAGAATAGTTTTATTTTAACGGTTGTACTTTTCTTTTTGACAGGATTTTTGTGTTATGCCCAAGAAGAACTACAAGAAAATGAACCCGAAGAGCCTCAAGAAGAAATAATTGAAGAATCAAACGGAATAGAATTTAACTTCGGAGGAAAACTGGAAACAGCCCATGGGCTTAGATGGAATAGCGGAAGGAACAAGGGAGCCGAGTACAGCCTTTCCCGTTCTATCGCACAAATAAAAGGAGAAGTAGTTGCAGGTTCAGCCTATGCCTTTCTTTCAGCTTCGGCGGAATACAATTACCGCAATCCTTCACGCACGGGCTTTAAACTCAATGAAGCCTATTTCCGCTATTCCGGCGAAATTTGGGATTTAAGTTTCGGAAGGCAGATTATAAGCTGGGGACAGGCAGACGGCTTTACCCTAACAGATGTGCTGAGTGCAAAGGATGCTTCCGCCTTTTTAGCCCTTTCTTCCGATGATACAAAACTCGCATCGGACAGCATTCGCCTAAGATTTTTTCACGACATTTTTACCTTTGAAGTTATAGCAATTCCTTTTTTTACCCCGAACAAATTGCCTCCGTTTAGTTTTGAAGAAGGAGCGAAAGATGCTCTTTTTTATATTGAACTTCCCGATGTATATACTAAAGGAGCCTTTTCTCTTCCTATAAAATATACAAAAACCGATGAAAAACCCAAGATGTTTACGGACACGGAAGCGGCGGCCCGCCTCTCCTTCTTTTTACCCGGCATAGATTTTTCGCTTTCAGGCTTTTACGGCCGGGATAAGAATCCTAAATTTACAAAAACCGGATACATTGAAAAAAAACTTAAAAAACCTTGCTTAGATCATAATCCTATAACAAATCCTTATATTCCGACACTAATTTATACAAAACTAAATCAAGAATATTACCGCATAGGAATGGCAGGCCTCGATGCCGCAATACCGGCAGGAGATGTAACCATAAGATTGGAAGGCGCATGGATAGGAGAGCGATATTTTGAAGCGAAAAAAACATTAAAAAAAGAACCTTCTCCGGTAGAAATATTTCAACAAACACCCGATAATATAAACTTAATCTTTGAAGAATCTAAACCTAAACACCAGCTTTTAATGCTGGCAGGTCTTGATTGGAATAAAAGCTCGTGGTTTATAAGCGCCCAATATTTTGAAGACCTTATTTTAAACCACAAAGACGATATAGAGAGGCCGATGCACAAGGGTTTTGTAAGTTTAAACATAAGCAAAACTTTTTTGAGGGAAACTCTTAAACTTTCTGCAAGCGGAGCAATCGATATTAATTACGGAAGCACATTCAGCACTTACGCCGTTGATTACTCTCTTACCGACAACATTCATGTAATTTTGGGAGGAGATATTTACACAAAAGGTTACGACGGCAAGGGAGACTTTGCACAATTAAACAAGATAAGCTCTATCTGGATTAAGGGGAGATTTAGCTGGTAA
- a CDS encoding PolC-type DNA polymerase III, with translation MSSYDWISAVYDKAVFTAFDTETTGTEAKAERVVEIGCVKFDVRGVIARYNVLIDPEKPMPPEAGKVNQITDEMLAGQPKFPEVLPDFLDFIRNTVLVAHNANFDINFINCELERCGKTKLTNKVFDTLTFARETLPGLQSYALQNLAVQFGVQAVNAHRAEDDARVCMEFFKIAVDRFFEKNKDMLEYYKKDVDISDYLSTKDPETDGGKLVQNLF, from the coding sequence ATGAGCTCTTACGATTGGATTAGCGCCGTCTACGATAAGGCGGTTTTTACGGCCTTCGATACCGAAACAACGGGAACGGAGGCCAAGGCTGAAAGAGTGGTCGAAATCGGTTGCGTAAAATTCGATGTCAGGGGAGTTATTGCCCGCTACAATGTTTTGATAGATCCCGAAAAACCCATGCCTCCCGAAGCGGGAAAGGTAAATCAGATAACCGACGAGATGCTCGCAGGTCAGCCCAAATTCCCGGAAGTTCTGCCGGATTTTTTAGACTTTATCCGCAACACTGTTCTCGTTGCCCATAATGCGAACTTCGACATAAACTTTATAAACTGCGAGCTTGAAAGGTGCGGAAAAACAAAGCTTACAAACAAGGTCTTTGACACCCTCACCTTTGCACGGGAAACCCTGCCGGGTTTACAAAGTTATGCCCTGCAAAACCTTGCAGTGCAGTTCGGCGTTCAAGCCGTAAATGCTCACCGCGCCGAAGACGATGCCAGAGTCTGTATGGAATTCTTTAAAATAGCCGTAGACCGCTTCTTTGAAAAAAACAAGGATATGCTTGAGTATTATAAAAAGGATGTAGACATTTCGGACTACCTTAGCACCAAAGACCCTGAAACGGACGGCGGAAAACTCGTTCAAAATTTATTTTAA
- a CDS encoding TetR/AcrR family transcriptional regulator — protein sequence MEESKKKNDTYTEILKNAKTEFLQKGFEKASMRSIAAMTGITAGALYKHFPSKAAIFEALVQPLITQTLSIGTDFSEIAIHLYETKGLFSAKEAIRMSLQNLCTLVYSRFDDFRLLFNRSAGTKYENIRHEFVMADVAACKKFINDLKKRGINIRPLNDDQLHLIYSTALTPLFEIITHEYSYKKTQDFMDILTDVMYFCWNKIMQPEM from the coding sequence ATGGAAGAATCAAAGAAAAAGAATGATACCTATACGGAAATCCTCAAAAATGCAAAAACGGAGTTTTTGCAAAAGGGCTTTGAAAAGGCCTCCATGCGCTCCATTGCGGCAATGACGGGTATAACAGCCGGAGCTTTGTACAAACACTTCCCGTCAAAGGCGGCAATCTTTGAGGCTCTCGTACAGCCGCTTATCACGCAAACATTAAGCATTGGTACCGATTTTTCTGAAATCGCAATACATTTATACGAAACCAAAGGCCTTTTCTCAGCAAAAGAAGCCATACGCATGTCTTTGCAGAATTTATGCACTCTGGTGTACAGCCGATTCGATGACTTCCGGCTTTTGTTTAACCGCTCGGCCGGAACAAAGTACGAAAATATCCGTCACGAATTTGTCATGGCGGATGTTGCAGCATGCAAAAAATTCATCAACGACTTAAAAAAAAGAGGTATAAACATCCGCCCCCTAAACGACGACCAGCTTCACTTAATTTACAGCACCGCCTTAACGCCTCTTTTTGAAATCATCACGCATGAATACTCTTATAAAAAAACCCAAGACTTTATGGACATCTTAACCGATGTAATGTATTTTTGCTGGAATAAAATTATGCAGCCTGAAATGTAA